From the genome of Gorilla gorilla gorilla isolate KB3781 chromosome 4, NHGRI_mGorGor1-v2.1_pri, whole genome shotgun sequence:
GACGGGGCTGTGACGCTGCAGGAGTACCTGGAGCTGAAGAAGGCCCTGGCTACATCAGAGGCaaaggtgcagcagctcatgAAGGTCAACAGTAGCCTGAGCGACGAGCTCCGGAGGCTGCAGCGAGAGGTGAGGGTGCACCCTCAGTGGGAGGGGGAGCCCCAGGACTCCAGGGGGTTGACAGCACTTTGCACCCACAGATCCACAAGCTGCAGGCGGAGAACCTGCAGCTCCGGCAGCCTCCAGGGCCGGTGCCCACACCTCCACTCCCCAGTGAACGGGCGGAACACACACCCATGGCGCCAGGCGGGAGCACACACCGCAGGGACCGCCAGGCCTTTTCCATGTATGAACCTGGCTCTGCCCTGAAGCCCTTTGGGGGCCCCCCTGGGGACGAGCTCACTACGCGGCTGCAGCCTTTCCACAGCACTGTGAGTCACCTATGGGTCTCAAGGTGTGGGGAGATGGGTGGGGCTGCCGCAGGGTCCACCATGACGCTCGCTGTGCTAACATCCCCAGGAGCTAGAGGACGACGCCATCTATTCAGTGCACGTCCCTGCTGGCCTTTACCGGGTAAGCCTGGGGAAGGCGTGTCCATCTTAGCCAGTAGGTTCTGAGCCCCAGGGGGTTCTGGGCTCTGTGCTGAATGTGGGGCTTAAGATGATTAGACTGACCTGGTCCCTGCCGCACTGCTGGTGAGCAGGGGGCAGTGGGGCACACTGACTCCATTCAGCGCTGCCCTGGGTTTCAGATCCGGAAAGGGGTGTCTGCCTCAGCCGTGCCCTTCACTCCCTCCTCCCCGCTGCTGTCCTGCTCCCAGGAGGGAAGCCGCCACACGGTATTGTTTCCATGCCCAGTGCCCACAGGGTGGCTGGGGGCCGTGTGGGCTAGGGGCAGTGTGGGTCCAGGAACACGGCGCTCACAGCCccttccctccaccctccagAGCAAGCTTTCCCGCCACGGCAGCGGAGCCGACAGTGACTATGAGAACACGCAAAGTGGGGACCCACTGCTGGGGTGAGGCTCCCTGGGTCTCCAGTCCAGCCTGCTCACATGCCGAGGCGGGGAGGTTGAGAGGGGCCCCAGTGTGTGAGGACCAAGGCGGGCGGCTCCGAGGCTGGAACGTGTCTTTCTCTATATGTAtctttgtctctgttttctgGACCTGGGCCTCAGGCTGGAAGGGAAGAGGTTTCTAGAGCTGGGCAAAGAGGAAGACTTCCACCCAGAGCTGGAAAGCCTGGATGGAGACCTAGATCCTGGGCTTCCCAGCACAGAGGATGTCATCTTGAAGACAGAGCAGGTCACCAAGAACATTCAGGAACTGTTGCgggcagcccaggagttcaagcatGACAGGTACTGAGTGGAGGGGGAGGTGAGGGGGATGCAGTTCCTGTTGGCTTCTAGGGTGTTGCAGAGAGCATGAGGGGCCCTGGGTTCTGCTGTCCCTGGGAACCTCCCTTGAGAGCCCCCTGCTTTATAGCCTCCCTTCTCCCCGCAGCTTTGTGCCCTGCTCAGAGAAGATCCATTTGGCTGTGACCGAGATGGCCTCCCTCTTCCCAAAGGTACAGGGGCCAAAGAGAGGACCAGGAGTGGGAGGGCCTCGAGCTAGGGCAGGCGTGGAGAATCCCATCTGATCGCTAcctgggtggagacacagacaaACTGGGCCCTGATCTCAGCTGGCGGCTTAAAGTCCAAGGTCCGGCCTCACTCCTGCCCCCTCCAGAGGCCAGCCCTGGAGCCAGTGCGGAGCTCACTGCGGCTGCTCAACGCCAGCGCCTACCGGCTGCAGAGTGAGTGCCGGAAGACAGTGCCCCCAGAGCCCGGCGCCCCAGTGGACTTCCAGCTGCTGACTCAGCAGGTGATCCAGTGCGCCTATGACATCGCCAAGGCTGCCAAGCAGCTGGTCACCATCACCACCCGAGAGAAGAAGCAGTGACCTCTCTCCCCACACCCTCACCTGCACCCTAGGACCTCACTGGCCATAGGAGCTGGGCCACTCCAGACATTAATCCCCACCCCAACAGAGCCACTGGCACAAGTGCCCTTAGTGCTGCCACACTCCCTGGCAGCCAGGTGCCCTGGTGCCCACCCCTGTCGAGCCCCTAAggatggggaggtgggggggcaggAGCTTCTGTCCCCCACATTCCATGCACCTCCCCTCTGTATATAGCATCTCCCCCCTCCTAGTGAGCAGGGGCCTGCAAGGCATCACTCCCAGCCCCTCGCCTTCTAGGGCACCCTCAGCAAAGGGGCAGGTGGGGACACTCCAAGTGGGGCAGCTCTCCGTACATGCGCCCCACCCCCATGAGCCAGTTCAGCCCTACTGGGGGCTGAGCGGGGGCATTCCCTCCTTTGTACATAGTCTCCATGGATGTCCCTGCCCTGTAGCCACCAGCCCCTTGCTGCTCTCCCTTTAATGCCATATGGCCCCTGCCTAGGGCACAGGCCCCAACCTGTGTGCTGGGGTCCCCAGCAGCAAACAAACACTggaaagtctgttttttttttctttcttctttcttcttccccaccCCTTAATTTTAACTTTGTGGTAACTGAGTGCCCCCGCGTGCCTGCGTGTTGAGTGTGTGGGCGGCAGTGCCGTTCCGGAGGCCTGGTCCATCTGGAGTTTTGAGGGGTGAGGGGACCAGAGCAGTGGGACCAGCATGGGGATCAGCTTCCCTTCCCCACCTGGAGCCAGGGACTGTCCGGGTAGCCAATTTTGGTCCTGCCCGCTGCCTCCCTGATCCCTCCCCACTCTCGCCCCTTCTCTATGAACTTAAATCAAAAACCACTTCCCTCcatctcctcctgctcctgcgtGGAGGGGGAATGTGTGCTGGCTAGGGTGGAGGACTGAGCACCTGAGCCTGGGGCTGGCTCCCCGGGGTCCCCGACTCAGCTGGTGGCTGTGGAGCTGAGTCCCCTCCCCGTAACCTCTGCAAGGCCAGCACCCACCATCACTACCTGCACCTGCTGTGGTCCCACCCTCTGGAGGCCTGGGAACCTGGCTGCAGCCTgggaaggctggagaggcagACGGTGGGACCCACCAGCTCTCTCCCCATCCCGCTTCTTCCCTGGGGGCCAGGCCCTACctgtgtggtggtgggtgggcTGTCAAGACGTGTCATGTACATTtgtatcaaaaataaagaagtgaCCATGAGCTGTTTCTGATGCTTAGAGaatgggggctggagggaggtgGCAGACATGAAGGGTGACTGCAAGTGCCCCGGGACCCCCGCCCTAGGGAAGCCCCTGTGCTGGGGACGTCTGTCTAGTGGAAGAGTTAGTTTGCGAATAACAAAGCTAACATGTATGACGATAACGCCACCCACCCACGAGCACATTCCTAAAGCCCCATGTCCAGGGACAGGTTGGCCAGCGGGGGCGGGCTGCCTCAAACACCACCTCCATGGCCTAGGACTAGGGTCCGGGTGGGAGTCTCTGTGCGGCAGATGCACAAGCTCAACTCCagagtctactaaaaataatttaattagaaACGGAGTTTTGGCAAGGGAGGCAGAAGCGGCTCCTTTTCTCCCCTTGGCCGCCCACTCAGCAACCAACAAAGAGGAAAGCCCCCGCAGTGCTCGGCCAGTGCCGCGCCATCGCCACCAGGGGGCGCCCCGCGCGCGGTCCACGTGGCAGAGGTCGCGGCCTCGCGGCGCGGGGAGGAGCCGCACGCCACAGTGGCAGGTCCCAGGCCGTCACTCCGAGCTCTCGCCTTCCGGGCCGCTGTCCGGCGTGGGCGGGAGGAGGGGTCTCCGGCGCGAGCGCTTGACCCGGCGCGAGGGCTGCAGCAGCCTCCGCTTCAGCACAGCTGTGGGCCGGGCGCCGAGCAGTCAAGGGCGGGAGGGCAGGGAAGCTATGGGGGGCGGCGGGCGACGCGAGGTGGGGCGGGGGCCTCGGGTAGGGTAGGGAGGGAACTCCTCACCAGCCACTGTGTCCTGGCTGTCCGCTGTGGGCCCCCAGTAGATGCTCTCCCCGCGTCGGAAGTTTCTGTGCAGCCGTGTGCAGAGCGTGGCCAGGGTGAGCAGCACCAACAGGAAGGTCAGGGCCATGGCAGCCCAGGCGGCCTCTTCAGTGCGTGGGGTGGGGCCCCGGGCTGCCCGTGGAGGCGCTGCTGCGCGAGGGGCCGGGGAAGCCTGACTTGAACAGACACAGCCCCCTGGGCTGCCTTGCCCGTTGGGCACCTGAGCCTCTGTCCTGGAGCTGGCATTGCCTCCAGGCGCCCCCGGCAGCAGGGAGACAGTGGGCACAGATGGGGCATTACTCTCCCTACCAGGGATTCCCACCATGGGCTGCTTGGCCTTCAAGCTCCCTGGGGAAGCAGAGGGAAACCTCAGGGCTGAGCGAGTGGGCTGGGGACCAAGGGCAgcccgcagcctccgcctcttggcACCACTGGGAGAGGGCTGCCTGGGCCCTTGAGATGTCACCTCTGTGCCGGGGGGCCGCCAGCTCCGCAGAGCGAAGGCCAGAGCCAGGGCctaaggagaggggagagagcaaTCACCCTGCTGCCCCTCTCAGAGAACCCGAGGACCAACAAGCCTGGGCCCAGCGTCTCTCACCTGCACACACCCTCTTCGGCACAGCCTCCCTCTACCAGGGGTTGGCTCGGAGGGAGCAGGCCCCGAAAGGCTTTCACAGTAGATCCATgccttcttcttcctctgcttcctcctccgcctcctcatCAGCCAGTGGGCAGCCCAGGCTGGCTCTACCCAGGCCATCTCCAGCGCCAGCCCCCATGCAGTCAGCACCAGGGGCTATGAGAGGAGGTAACTGTTAGAGCTACGAGGAAGGTGGGGACAAGCAAGAGGAAACCCTTGAATTTTCCATTCCCCGCACACGGGGCCATAGCCTTCTGCCAGGGCCAGGCAAGTGCCTTTCATCAGCTACATACCCGATCCTGCGTGAGGCTGAAGTCAGGGGTGAGGGAAGGGTTAGCCATACAAGCATAGGCCAGGAGGGCAAGCTGGAGCTTCAGCCAGGGATGGGCACAGGGGTGGTAGAAGAAGGTGACATCCTCAGCCTGGAGGAAAGGCACAGAGACATCAAAGCAGGCCCAGAGCCCTCCCAGAGAATCTCAAGTTCTCCCATCCAGGGGACCAGTTTAAAGGTACTCCCAGGATAGCTGGATGGCTCTTCTACCTTCAGGGCCCAGGAAAGGACAAAGGGCCCTGGGTATTGGCATGTACCCACTCTTGCCTCTGAGTGTTCCTTTCACCCTTCCTCTCCATCAAGTGCCACCCTTCAAAGCTCACAGCATGCCTGGATAATCCTGCCAGACTCAGACCACACTCTAGCCATATTTCCCTGCAAGTGTAACAATGGCTCTACAGGTCCACAATCCAAGCCATAAGCATCCCCCAAATGAAGACCATCGATCCAATCTATACAATCTCCCAAGAGCATCCAAATACAGGGCAGGCAGGCAGCAGGTGCACAATCTCAGGATGGAAATACTCCATCAATCATTCATTATTCTTTGATTGAGTTGACTTGGTGCTCAGTGCTGTGCTAGATGCTGTGGGAGATGCCAAAGAACTCCTGGACTCTGCTTGCAAGGTGTGTGTAAGAAACTCAGGAAAACAACTAATGCAAATAAAACAGCAAACTAATAAAACTTAGTGATTAGTTGTTAAATTATCAGAGATAGAttcagaggaggaggggaggaataAAGGCTGATGCCATCGGGCAGTGTCTCAGGGAGAGCTGATGCCTGCTGGAGCTGGGAAGATGGCTGGGGGAGTATGGCAGGAGGGCAGGGAGCTGCACTCTCCGAGTCAGGATAGGCCAGGTGTGGAGGAGAATAAACAGGAGCAAAGGGGCTGTGGTGAGGGCGAGGCTGGCACTCAT
Proteins encoded in this window:
- the TP53I13 gene encoding tumor protein p53-inducible protein 13 isoform X1, giving the protein MSARAAPHGGMAKLESPGGQRAAGPSTRRAPRFARGSARRRRLPRALPRGRALDWPWPGRGSQFGPGCPRPPPHPRPGPLYSNCNKWEQRALQLCSCSTDCRDLLRRIPGRGKGPPACPTEPCPLTRLLHLTFPASGLRRVMAGPAEEAGAHCPESLWPLPPQVSPRVTYTRVSPGQAEDVTFFYHPCAHPWLKLQLALLAYACMANPSLTPDFSLTQDRPLVLTAWGLALEMAWVEPAWAAHWLMRRRRRKQRKKKAWIYCESLSGPAPSEPTPGRGRLCRRGCVQALALAFALRSWRPPGTEVTSQGPRQPSPSGAKRRRLRAALGPQPTRSALRFPSASPGSLKAKQPMVGIPGRESNAPSVPTVSLLPGAPGGNASSRTEAQVPNGQGSPGGCVCSSQASPAPRAAAPPRAARGPTPRTEEAAWAAMALTFLLVLLTLATLCTRLHRNFRRGESIYWGPTADSQDTVAAVLKRRLLQPSRRVKRSRRRPLLPPTPDSGPEGESSE
- the TP53I13 gene encoding tumor protein p53-inducible protein 13 isoform X4 — encoded protein: MAGPAEEAGAHCPESLWPLPPQVSPRVTYTRVSPGQAEDVTFFYHPCAHPWLKLQLALLAYACMANPSLTPDFSLTQDRPLVLTAWGLALEMAWVEPAWAAHWLMRRRRRKQRKKKAWIYCESLSGPAPSEPTPGRGRLCRRGCVQALALAFALRSWRPPGTEVTSQGPRQPSPSGAKRRRLRAALGPQPTRSALRFPSASPGSLKAKQPMVGIPGRESNAPSVPTVSLLPGAPGGNASSRTEAQVPNGQGSPGGCVCSSQASPAPRAAAPPRAARGPTPRTEEAAWAAMALTFLLVLLTLATLCTRLHRNFRRGESIYWGPTADSQDTVAAVLKRRLLQPSRRVKRSRRRPLLPPTPDSGPEGESSE
- the TP53I13 gene encoding tumor protein p53-inducible protein 13 isoform X2 encodes the protein MILPLFSLQALQLCSCSTDCRDLLRRIPGRGKGPPACPTEPCPLTRLLHLTFPASGLRRVMAGPAEEAGAHCPESLWPLPPQVSPRVTYTRVSPGQAEDVTFFYHPCAHPWLKLQLALLAYACMANPSLTPDFSLTQDRPLVLTAWGLALEMAWVEPAWAAHWLMRRRRRKQRKKKAWIYCESLSGPAPSEPTPGRGRLCRRGCVQALALAFALRSWRPPGTEVTSQGPRQPSPSGAKRRRLRAALGPQPTRSALRFPSASPGSLKAKQPMVGIPGRESNAPSVPTVSLLPGAPGGNASSRTEAQVPNGQGSPGGCVCSSQASPAPRAAAPPRAARGPTPRTEEAAWAAMALTFLLVLLTLATLCTRLHRNFRRGESIYWGPTADSQDTVAAVLKRRLLQPSRRVKRSRRRPLLPPTPDSGPEGESSE
- the TP53I13 gene encoding tumor protein p53-inducible protein 13 isoform X3, whose translation is MAPPQPSPQLLLLATLARLLGPSEVMAGPAEEAGAHCPESLWPLPPQVSPRVTYTRVSPGQAEDVTFFYHPCAHPWLKLQLALLAYACMANPSLTPDFSLTQDRPLVLTAWGLALEMAWVEPAWAAHWLMRRRRRKQRKKKAWIYCESLSGPAPSEPTPGRGRLCRRGCVQALALAFALRSWRPPGTEVTSQGPRQPSPSGAKRRRLRAALGPQPTRSALRFPSASPGSLKAKQPMVGIPGRESNAPSVPTVSLLPGAPGGNASSRTEAQVPNGQGSPGGCVCSSQASPAPRAAAPPRAARGPTPRTEEAAWAAMALTFLLVLLTLATLCTRLHRNFRRGESIYWGPTADSQDTVAAVLKRRLLQPSRRVKRSRRRPLLPPTPDSGPEGESSE
- the TP53I13 gene encoding tumor protein p53-inducible protein 13 isoform X5 — protein: MAWVEPAWAAHWLMRRRRRKQRKKKAWIYCESLSGPAPSEPTPGRGRLCRRGCVQALALAFALRSWRPPGTEVTSQGPRQPSPSGAKRRRLRAALGPQPTRSALRFPSASPGSLKAKQPMVGIPGRESNAPSVPTVSLLPGAPGGNASSRTEAQVPNGQGSPGGCVCSSQASPAPRAAAPPRAARGPTPRTEEAAWAAMALTFLLVLLTLATLCTRLHRNFRRGESIYWGPTADSQDTVAAVLKRRLLQPSRRVKRSRRRPLLPPTPDSGPEGESSE